The proteins below are encoded in one region of Pelagibacterium flavum:
- a CDS encoding IS5 family transposase, with protein MAWTETARHEYARRGRRYSSDLTDQEWAIIAPLMPPARSIGRPRTTNLRSVMDAVLYMASSGCQWSLLPGEFPPPSTVQRYFYDWRDSGLLAIINHHLVMIARECEGREASPSAGVIDSQSVKTTESGGVRGYDAGKKIKGRKRHIVTDTLGLMVGLVVHSADVQDRDGAATVLQSIRSSFPWLRHVFADGGYAGPKLRGSLAKIGRWDLQIVKRSDTAKGFELLPRRWVVERTFAWLGRCRRLAKDWERSVASAQAWIFIAHIRILTRRIARHCNCS; from the coding sequence ATGGCCTGGACCGAAACTGCCCGACACGAGTATGCGCGACGTGGGCGTCGTTATTCAAGCGATCTGACCGACCAGGAATGGGCGATCATCGCGCCCCTCATGCCGCCTGCGCGATCTATCGGTCGACCGAGGACCACGAATTTGCGGTCCGTGATGGATGCTGTGCTCTACATGGCCTCGAGCGGTTGCCAATGGAGCCTGCTGCCAGGAGAGTTTCCGCCACCATCGACGGTGCAGCGCTATTTCTATGACTGGCGTGACAGCGGTTTGCTCGCCATCATCAACCATCACCTGGTGATGATAGCCCGCGAGTGCGAAGGGCGTGAGGCTTCACCCTCGGCGGGCGTGATCGACAGCCAAAGTGTCAAGACCACCGAAAGCGGCGGGGTCCGGGGCTATGATGCAGGAAAGAAGATCAAGGGTCGCAAGCGCCATATCGTCACCGACACGCTGGGCTTAATGGTAGGGCTGGTCGTCCACAGTGCCGATGTCCAGGATCGGGACGGTGCTGCCACCGTGCTCCAATCGATCCGTTCGAGCTTTCCCTGGCTGCGTCATGTCTTCGCCGATGGTGGCTATGCTGGCCCCAAATTACGCGGTTCATTGGCCAAGATAGGCCGCTGGGATCTGCAAATCGTCAAACGCTCCGACACTGCCAAGGGGTTCGAGCTCTTACCGCGCCGCTGGGTCGTCGAGCGCACCTTTGCCTGGTTGGGACGCTGTCGGCGCTTGGCCAAAGACTGGGAAAGATCGGTCGCCAGCGCCCAGGCGTGGATCTTCATCGCACACATCCGAATCCTAACACGGCGGATCGCAAGGCACTGCAATTGCTCATAG
- a CDS encoding AAA family ATPase: protein MSFSKVSKSDNLNDLTGSNLPPQRRRPQTTVEILVRLHFQNSFSARQRKALEQPGNISVVKTPSAEWAIQFERNVEYRNVGTDSDAITELLRRSGKYEPTGADRLAAIFPGASLVVYSQDPEGMVHPKLLYAANNRYSIGKPTLKTLRDAIRVVTGHTVRSLNAADYENLDLDEIAAAIRPDHSPKQCVANLRAANARHMPSGNSLNDAPLLKDLPLPRGVEEWATEAVELMNSVASGQTSAAHLPYSIVYGPPGTGKTTVCESIAKTAGWAYHYTSVGWWFEAGGGHLGSVMQQIGEFFQKLEQSDRPVVGMIDEIESLGDRGTMTGENRQWWTPVVTGVMTKIDQLKRLDRPILLLAGTNYLNNVEKALVRAGRLERHVHVGLPSEADRGRILRHYLGERLASDTYSALGRLTIGKTAADLRSLALSAISSATRQNRPLQVDDLFGPLLEHATDPDHERTVAIHEAGHAIVAWTCGLEVGEVSILPEGTSGGWTSIQRTGKTRTLNEVRNFVIALLAGRAADEHLGKGPNSGASADLSARLETL, encoded by the coding sequence ATGTCGTTTTCCAAGGTTTCCAAATCCGACAACTTGAATGACCTGACTGGGTCCAATCTCCCGCCGCAGCGTCGTCGTCCTCAAACGACGGTCGAGATTTTGGTTCGTCTGCATTTTCAAAATAGCTTCAGCGCACGTCAACGCAAGGCGCTCGAGCAGCCGGGAAACATCTCAGTCGTGAAGACCCCCAGCGCCGAATGGGCGATCCAGTTTGAGCGCAACGTCGAATATCGCAACGTTGGAACTGACAGCGACGCGATAACCGAGCTTTTGCGCCGCAGCGGCAAATACGAGCCGACTGGTGCCGACCGGCTCGCAGCGATTTTTCCAGGTGCGAGCCTGGTTGTTTATTCGCAGGATCCGGAAGGGATGGTCCATCCAAAACTGCTTTACGCCGCCAATAACCGCTACTCTATTGGCAAGCCGACACTCAAAACGCTGCGCGATGCAATTCGCGTTGTCACCGGCCACACGGTGCGGAGCCTCAACGCTGCCGACTACGAAAACCTCGACCTTGATGAGATCGCTGCAGCCATCCGCCCCGATCATTCGCCGAAACAGTGCGTCGCCAATCTCCGCGCGGCAAATGCCCGGCATATGCCATCTGGTAACTCACTCAATGATGCGCCGCTCCTCAAGGATTTGCCACTTCCCAGAGGCGTGGAGGAGTGGGCGACAGAAGCGGTAGAGCTCATGAACTCGGTCGCGAGCGGTCAAACGTCTGCCGCCCACCTGCCATACTCAATCGTCTATGGACCACCCGGAACTGGAAAGACGACCGTTTGCGAAAGCATCGCCAAAACGGCCGGCTGGGCGTATCACTACACGTCGGTCGGGTGGTGGTTCGAAGCCGGCGGTGGCCATCTTGGCAGCGTCATGCAGCAGATCGGCGAGTTCTTTCAAAAGCTCGAACAGTCGGATCGTCCAGTCGTGGGAATGATCGATGAGATCGAGTCCCTTGGCGACCGTGGAACAATGACGGGTGAGAACAGGCAGTGGTGGACACCGGTCGTGACGGGCGTGATGACCAAGATTGATCAGCTCAAGCGTCTTGATCGACCGATCCTTCTTCTTGCCGGAACGAACTATCTCAACAACGTCGAAAAAGCCCTGGTGCGGGCCGGTCGTCTTGAACGGCATGTTCATGTTGGACTGCCGTCTGAAGCTGACCGGGGAAGGATTCTCCGGCACTACCTTGGTGAGCGACTGGCATCAGATACCTATTCCGCTCTGGGACGGCTGACGATAGGCAAGACCGCCGCTGATCTGCGTTCCCTTGCGCTATCGGCGATATCGTCTGCCACCCGCCAGAACCGTCCCCTTCAGGTCGATGACTTGTTCGGGCCGTTGCTTGAGCATGCTACCGATCCAGACCATGAAAGAACTGTGGCCATCCACGAGGCCGGTCATGCAATAGTCGCGTGGACCTGTGGTCTCGAGGTCGGAGAGGTGAGTATCCTGCCCGAAGGCACCTCTGGCGGCTGGACAAGCATCCAGCGGACCGGAAAGACCAGAACCCTCAATGAGGTCCGGAACTTCGTTATTGCCTTGCTGGCCGGACGGGCGGCGGACGAACATTTGGGGAAGGGGCCCAACTCGGGCGCGTCGGCCGATCTTAGTGCCCGACTCGAAACTCTATGA
- a CDS encoding NYN domain-containing protein → MASDERSRRLAVLIDADNASAKISDGLFAEIAKLGEASVRRIYGDFSHARSRSWTEVLSKHAIIPHQQFAYTTGKNASDIALVIDAMDLLHSGRFDGFCLVSSDSDFTRLAARIREQGVDVYGFGEHKTPESFRQACRRFVYTENLIASASSSSEDDVLVGRPLQPTSKAGPVIRKVIAEIDNDDGWVALATVGKQLANLESDFDPRNFGFRKLSDLVRKIPEFEVDHPTGGAVRIRRKAQVRASEIKSTTR, encoded by the coding sequence ATGGCGAGTGATGAGCGTTCAAGGCGTCTTGCAGTGCTGATTGATGCGGATAACGCATCGGCCAAAATTTCGGATGGTCTGTTTGCCGAGATCGCGAAGTTGGGTGAGGCCAGCGTCCGACGCATTTACGGAGATTTCTCGCACGCAAGATCTCGATCCTGGACCGAAGTGTTATCAAAGCACGCGATCATCCCGCACCAGCAGTTCGCTTACACGACAGGCAAGAACGCGTCTGACATCGCGCTGGTCATCGACGCCATGGATCTTTTGCACAGTGGGCGTTTCGACGGCTTCTGTCTCGTTTCTTCGGACAGTGATTTCACTCGGCTTGCCGCGAGAATCCGGGAGCAGGGTGTAGACGTATACGGTTTTGGGGAACACAAGACCCCAGAAAGCTTTCGCCAAGCGTGCCGGCGGTTCGTCTATACAGAAAATCTTATCGCCTCCGCATCCTCAAGCAGTGAAGACGACGTGCTGGTCGGCAGGCCGTTGCAGCCAACCAGTAAGGCGGGTCCTGTTATTCGAAAGGTTATCGCCGAAATCGATAACGACGACGGCTGGGTGGCACTGGCGACTGTGGGTAAGCAGTTGGCCAACCTAGAATCGGATTTTGATCCCCGCAATTTCGGATTTCGAAAGCTCAGCGATCTGGTTCGTAAGATTCCCGAATTCGAAGTCGATCATCCAACCGGCGGCGCTGTCCGCATCCGACGGAAAGCGCAGGTGCGGGCCAGCGAGATTAAGTCAACGACAAGATAG